A single window of Pseudomonas benzenivorans DNA harbors:
- the smpB gene encoding SsrA-binding protein SmpB, whose product MAKQKKHPQGTIAQNKKALHDYFVDQKFEAGLALAGWEVKSLRAGKAQLVDSYVLLKDDEAWLMGCHITPLKTASTHVIADPTRTRKLLLNKRELDKLFGSVQQKGYTCVALSLYWKQHLVKCEIALAKGKKDFDKRHTEKERDADREVQRAMRTKGKDE is encoded by the coding sequence ATGGCTAAGCAAAAGAAACACCCACAAGGCACCATCGCGCAGAACAAGAAGGCGCTGCACGACTATTTCGTCGACCAGAAATTCGAGGCGGGCCTGGCCCTGGCCGGCTGGGAAGTGAAGAGCCTGCGCGCCGGCAAGGCCCAGTTGGTCGACAGCTACGTGCTGCTCAAGGACGACGAAGCCTGGCTGATGGGCTGCCACATCACCCCGCTGAAGACCGCCAGCACCCACGTGATCGCCGACCCGACGCGCACGCGCAAGCTGCTGCTCAACAAGCGTGAACTGGACAAGCTGTTCGGCTCGGTGCAGCAGAAGGGCTACACCTGCGTGGCCCTGTCGCTCTACTGGAAGCAGCACCTGGTCAAGTGCGAGATCGCCCTGGCCAAGGGCAAGAAGGACTTCGACAAGCGCCACACCGAGAAAGAACGCGACGCCGACCGCGAAGTGCAGCGCGCCATGCGCACCAAGGGCAAGGACGAATAA
- a CDS encoding FAD-binding and (Fe-S)-binding domain-containing protein, whose translation MSLPAAFLQAVERLIPRQRRFDDPLSTLAFGTDASFYRLVPKLVLRVESEEEVVQVLRLASAERVPVTFRAAGTSLSGQAISDSVLIVLGDHWDGRQVRNQGAQIRLQPGVIGAQANVSLAPWQRKIGPDPASINACKIGGIVANNASGMCCGTAQNSYHTLAGMRLVLADGSVLDTEDAASVAAFQASHGELLEQLTELARQTRANPELAARIRHKYRLKNTTGLSLNALVDFDQPLDILSHLLVGSEGTLGFISAVTYHTVPDHPHKASALLVFPDVASCCRAVAVLKQQPVSAVELLDRRSLRSVENKAGMPEWVKALSAGACALLIESRAASQGLLHEQLTQVMDALVGFPLEKRVDFSEDPAVYDQLWRIRKDTFPAVGAVRQTGTTVIIEDVTFPVELLAEGVNRLLKLFDRHGYDEAIIFGHALEGNLHFVFTQGFDAPEQVARYQAFMDEVAQLVAVEFGGSLKAEHGTGRNMAPFVELEWGRDAYQLMWRVKRLLDPRGILNPDVVLSEDPQIHLKHLKPLPAADAIVDKCIECGFCEPVCPSKELTLSPRQRIVVWRDIQARQRRGEDTRALERDFQYQGLDTCAATGLCAQRCPVGINTGDLVRKLRARDATHQATADWLAGHFASALKGARLTLRATDGARRLLGAPLLARASAGLRKLSGQRLPQWSSALPQAAQPTRFNPPAGDSRPRVVYLAACVSRVMGPAFADREQMPLIDKTRALLEKAGFQVIFPEQQDNLCCGQPFASKGYAEQAEAKRDELIAALLKASRGGLDPVYCDTSPCTLRLLQDGLDARLKLYDPVKFIREQLLERLEFHPQEQPVAVHITCSTQHLGEAEGLIEIARRCAREVIVPEGIHCCGFAGDKGFTTPELNAHALRSLKDAVQHCSEGLSTSRTCEIGLSQHAGIDYHGLVYLVDRVTRPRA comes from the coding sequence ATGAGCCTGCCGGCCGCCTTCCTGCAGGCCGTCGAACGCCTGATTCCGCGCCAGCGACGCTTCGACGATCCGCTGTCGACCCTGGCCTTCGGCACCGACGCCAGCTTCTATCGGCTGGTGCCGAAGCTGGTGCTGCGCGTCGAGTCGGAGGAGGAAGTGGTGCAAGTGTTGCGCCTGGCCAGCGCCGAGCGCGTGCCGGTGACCTTCCGCGCCGCCGGCACCAGCCTGTCCGGCCAGGCCATCAGCGACTCGGTGCTGATCGTCCTGGGAGATCACTGGGACGGCCGCCAGGTCCGCAATCAGGGCGCGCAGATTCGCCTGCAGCCCGGCGTCATCGGCGCCCAGGCCAACGTCAGCCTGGCGCCCTGGCAACGCAAGATCGGCCCGGACCCGGCCTCGATCAACGCGTGCAAGATCGGCGGCATCGTCGCCAACAACGCCAGCGGCATGTGCTGCGGCACCGCCCAGAACAGCTACCACACCCTGGCCGGCATGCGCCTGGTGCTGGCCGACGGCAGCGTGCTGGACACCGAGGACGCGGCCAGCGTGGCCGCCTTCCAGGCCAGTCACGGCGAACTGCTCGAGCAGTTGACCGAGCTCGCTCGGCAGACCCGGGCCAACCCCGAACTGGCCGCGCGCATCCGCCACAAGTACCGGCTGAAGAACACCACGGGGCTGTCGCTCAACGCCCTGGTCGACTTCGACCAACCGCTGGACATCCTCAGCCACCTGCTGGTCGGTTCCGAAGGCACCCTGGGCTTCATCAGCGCGGTGACCTACCACACCGTCCCCGACCACCCGCACAAGGCCAGTGCCCTGCTGGTGTTCCCCGACGTGGCGAGCTGCTGCCGCGCGGTGGCCGTGCTCAAGCAGCAGCCGGTATCGGCGGTGGAGCTGCTGGACCGGCGCAGCCTGCGCTCGGTGGAGAACAAGGCGGGCATGCCCGAGTGGGTCAAGGCGCTGTCGGCCGGCGCCTGCGCCCTGCTGATCGAGTCCCGCGCCGCCAGCCAGGGCCTGCTGCACGAGCAGCTGACGCAGGTCATGGACGCGCTGGTCGGCTTCCCCCTGGAGAAGCGGGTCGACTTCAGCGAGGACCCGGCCGTCTACGACCAGCTGTGGAGGATCCGCAAGGACACCTTCCCCGCGGTCGGCGCGGTACGCCAGACCGGCACCACGGTGATCATCGAGGACGTCACCTTCCCCGTGGAACTGCTGGCCGAGGGCGTCAACCGCCTGCTGAAGCTGTTCGACAGGCATGGCTATGACGAGGCGATCATCTTCGGCCATGCCCTGGAGGGCAACCTGCACTTCGTCTTCACCCAGGGCTTCGACGCGCCCGAGCAGGTCGCGCGCTACCAGGCCTTCATGGATGAGGTGGCGCAGCTGGTGGCGGTGGAGTTCGGCGGCTCGCTCAAGGCCGAACACGGCACCGGTCGCAACATGGCGCCCTTCGTCGAGCTGGAGTGGGGCCGCGACGCCTACCAGCTGATGTGGCGGGTCAAGCGCCTGCTCGACCCCCGGGGCATCCTCAACCCGGACGTGGTGCTCAGCGAAGACCCGCAGATCCACCTCAAGCACCTCAAGCCCCTGCCGGCCGCCGACGCCATCGTCGACAAGTGCATCGAGTGCGGTTTCTGCGAGCCGGTCTGCCCGTCCAAGGAACTGACCCTGAGCCCGCGCCAGCGCATCGTCGTCTGGCGCGACATCCAGGCCAGGCAGCGGCGCGGTGAGGACACCCGGGCGCTGGAACGCGACTTCCAGTACCAGGGCCTCGACACCTGCGCCGCCACCGGACTGTGCGCCCAGCGCTGCCCGGTGGGGATCAATACCGGCGACCTGGTGCGCAAACTGCGCGCGCGCGACGCCACACACCAGGCCACGGCCGACTGGCTGGCCGGGCATTTCGCCAGCGCGCTCAAGGGGGCGCGCCTGACCCTGCGCGCCACCGACGGCGCGCGCCGGCTGCTCGGCGCGCCGCTGCTGGCCAGGGCCTCTGCCGGCCTGCGCAAGCTCTCGGGCCAGCGCTTGCCGCAGTGGAGCAGCGCCCTGCCCCAGGCCGCCCAGCCGACCCGCTTCAACCCGCCGGCCGGCGACTCACGGCCGCGGGTGGTGTACCTGGCCGCCTGCGTCTCGCGGGTCATGGGCCCGGCGTTCGCCGACCGGGAACAGATGCCGCTGATCGACAAGACCCGCGCCCTGCTGGAGAAGGCCGGCTTTCAGGTCATCTTCCCCGAGCAGCAGGACAACCTGTGCTGCGGCCAGCCCTTCGCCTCCAAGGGCTATGCCGAGCAGGCCGAGGCCAAGCGCGACGAGTTGATCGCCGCGCTGCTGAAAGCCAGCCGCGGCGGCCTGGACCCGGTCTACTGCGACACCAGCCCCTGCACCCTGCGCCTGCTGCAGGATGGCCTGGACGCGCGGCTGAAGCTGTACGACCCGGTAAAGTTCATCCGCGAGCAGCTGCTCGAGCGCCTGGAGTTCCACCCCCAGGAGCAGCCTGTGGCGGTGCATATCACCTGCAGCACCCAGCATCTGGGCGAGGCCGAGGGCCTGATCGAGATCGCCCGCCGCTGCGCCCGCGAGGTAATCGTTCCCGAAGGCATCCACTGCTGCGGTTTCGCCGGCGACAAGGGCTTCACCACCCCCGAGCTCAACGCCCATGCATTGCGCAGCCTGAAGGACGCGGTGCAGCATTGCAGCGAGGGCCTGTCCACCAGCCGTACCTGCGAGATTGGCCTGAGCCAGCACGCCGGCATCGACTACCACGGCCTGGTCTACCTGGTCGACCGGGTCACCCGGCCGAGAGCCTGA
- a CDS encoding (Fe-S)-binding protein, translating to MSQLFHNAAPNATRVAPPLPQPRQYPAHKPDQVYLFGTCVVDLFFPGAGMDAIRLLEREGIRVHFPQDQGCCGQPAYTSGYTGEAREVARRQLALFAEDWPVVVPSGSCAGMLREHYAELFKDEPELHARLKALAERTYELAEFLLHVCKVQLQDQGPQTQVALHTSCSARREMNTHLHGRALLAQLAQVERVEHDHESECCGFGGTFSVRMPDISGAMVADKTRALQACGAAQVVSADCGCLMNINGALEKQRAALRGQHLASFLWQRTQPRARTE from the coding sequence ATGAGTCAGCTGTTCCACAACGCCGCCCCCAATGCCACCCGCGTCGCGCCGCCCCTGCCGCAACCGCGCCAGTACCCGGCGCACAAGCCCGACCAGGTCTACCTGTTCGGCACCTGCGTGGTCGACCTGTTCTTCCCGGGCGCCGGGATGGACGCGATCCGCCTGCTCGAGCGCGAGGGCATTCGCGTGCACTTCCCCCAGGACCAGGGCTGCTGCGGCCAGCCGGCCTATACCTCCGGCTACACCGGGGAGGCGCGCGAGGTCGCCCGCAGGCAGCTCGCGCTGTTCGCCGAGGACTGGCCGGTGGTGGTGCCTTCGGGCTCCTGCGCCGGCATGCTGCGCGAGCACTATGCCGAGCTGTTCAAGGACGAACCCGAACTGCACGCCCGCCTCAAGGCGCTGGCCGAGCGCACCTATGAGCTGGCCGAGTTCCTGCTGCATGTGTGCAAGGTGCAGCTGCAGGACCAGGGCCCGCAGACCCAGGTCGCCCTGCACACCTCCTGCAGCGCCCGGCGGGAGATGAACACTCATCTGCACGGCCGCGCCCTGCTGGCGCAACTGGCCCAGGTGGAGCGAGTCGAGCATGACCACGAGAGCGAGTGCTGTGGTTTCGGCGGCACCTTCAGCGTGCGCATGCCGGACATTTCCGGGGCGATGGTCGCCGACAAGACCCGCGCGCTGCAGGCGTGCGGCGCCGCGCAGGTGGTCAGTGCCGATTGCGGCTGCCTGATGAATATCAACGGCGCCCTGGAGAAGCAGCGCGCGGCATTGCGCGGCCAGCACCTGGCCAGCTTCCTCTGGCAACGCACCCAGCCCCGCGCGAGGACCGAGTGA
- a CDS encoding LutC/YkgG family protein: MSAKANILAKLQRSLEGTTPIADDFDEALVTQPWSYPAEQRIPRLRQLMEAVHTETHLTRQAEWPALVERLLIERDIASLLIAPSTAHGEQFSKHCQRASSTLALKAYDRPIEQWKAELFDDTPASLTGTLGAIASTGSLILWPTPEEPRLMSLVPPLHIALLKASQVSDNLYQVQQERGWAAGMPTNALLVSGPSKTADIEQVLAYGAHGPKDLVVLILEDA, translated from the coding sequence ATGTCTGCCAAAGCGAATATCCTCGCCAAGCTGCAGCGCAGCCTGGAAGGCACCACGCCGATCGCCGACGACTTCGACGAGGCCCTGGTGACCCAGCCCTGGAGCTACCCGGCCGAGCAGCGCATCCCGCGCCTGCGCCAGCTGATGGAAGCGGTGCACACCGAGACCCACCTGACCCGCCAGGCCGAGTGGCCGGCGCTGGTCGAACGCCTGCTGATCGAGCGCGACATCGCCAGCCTGCTGATCGCCCCGAGCACCGCCCACGGCGAACAGTTCAGCAAGCACTGCCAGCGGGCGTCCAGCACCCTCGCGCTCAAGGCCTACGACCGGCCCATCGAGCAGTGGAAAGCCGAGCTGTTCGACGACACCCCGGCCAGCCTGACCGGCACCCTCGGCGCCATTGCCTCCACCGGCAGCCTGATCCTCTGGCCGACGCCCGAGGAGCCGCGGCTGATGAGCCTGGTACCGCCACTGCACATCGCCCTGCTCAAGGCCAGCCAGGTGAGCGACAACCTCTACCAGGTCCAGCAGGAGAGGGGCTGGGCCGCCGGCATGCCGACCAACGCGCTGCTGGTATCCGGGCCGTCGAAGACCGCCGACATCGAGCAGGTGCTGGCCTACGGCGCCCATGGGCCGAAGGACCTGGTCGTGCTGATCCTGGAGGATGCATGA
- a CDS encoding LutB/LldF family L-lactate oxidation iron-sulfur protein — MNAEQRIPAVQLSDEAATPGFKQRAHDALGDPQLRKNFRTAMDSLMAKRASAFSDADERERLRALGNQIRARALSKLPELLERLERNLIRNGVKVHWAETVDEANAIVLEIARAHEARQVIKGKSMVSEEMEMNHFLAGRGIECLESDMGEYIVQLDHEKPSHIIMPAIHKNAGQVASLFHDKLGVEYTKDVDQLIQIGRRTLRRKFFEADIGVSGVNFAVAETGTLLLVENEGNGRMSTTVPKVHIAVTGIEKVVENLRDTVPLLSLLTRSALGQPITTYVNMISGPRKADELDGPEEVHLVLLDNGRSQAFADSELRQTLNCIRCGACMNHCPVYTRVGGHSYGEVYPGPIGAIITPHLVGLGKVPEHPSASSLCGACGEVCPVKIPIPSLLRRLREENVKSPDAPHKVMRGQGSKYSPGERLAWKAWRTLYTKPLLYRLFSYLATRLGGLTPSKLGPWTEHHVAPVPATRSLHELAKQHLEGN; from the coding sequence ATGAACGCCGAACAACGCATTCCCGCCGTGCAGTTGAGTGACGAAGCCGCGACGCCGGGCTTCAAACAGCGCGCCCATGACGCCCTCGGCGACCCCCAGCTGCGCAAGAATTTCCGCACCGCCATGGACTCGCTGATGGCCAAGCGCGCCAGTGCCTTCAGCGACGCCGACGAACGCGAGCGGCTGCGCGCCCTGGGCAACCAGATCCGCGCCCGCGCACTCTCCAAGCTGCCCGAGTTGCTCGAGCGGCTGGAACGGAACCTGATCCGCAACGGTGTGAAAGTGCACTGGGCGGAAACGGTGGACGAGGCCAACGCCATCGTCCTGGAGATCGCCCGCGCTCACGAGGCGCGACAAGTGATCAAGGGCAAATCGATGGTCAGCGAAGAGATGGAGATGAACCACTTTCTCGCCGGCCGTGGCATTGAATGCCTGGAATCGGACATGGGCGAGTACATCGTCCAGCTCGACCACGAGAAGCCTTCCCATATCATCATGCCGGCAATCCACAAGAATGCCGGTCAGGTCGCGTCCTTGTTCCACGACAAACTCGGCGTGGAGTACACCAAGGACGTCGACCAACTCATTCAGATCGGCCGCCGCACCCTGCGCCGAAAATTCTTCGAGGCCGACATCGGCGTCTCCGGGGTCAACTTCGCCGTGGCCGAGACCGGCACCCTGCTGCTGGTGGAAAACGAAGGCAACGGCCGCATGAGCACCACGGTGCCCAAGGTGCACATCGCCGTGACCGGTATCGAGAAGGTGGTGGAGAACCTGCGCGACACCGTGCCGCTGCTCTCGCTGCTGACCCGCTCGGCCCTGGGCCAGCCGATCACCACCTACGTCAACATGATCTCCGGCCCGCGCAAGGCCGACGAGCTGGATGGCCCCGAGGAAGTGCACCTGGTGCTGCTGGACAACGGCCGTAGCCAGGCCTTCGCCGACAGCGAGCTGCGCCAGACCCTCAACTGCATCCGCTGCGGCGCCTGCATGAACCATTGCCCGGTCTACACCCGGGTCGGCGGCCACAGTTACGGCGAGGTCTACCCCGGCCCCATCGGCGCGATCATCACCCCGCATTTGGTCGGCCTGGGCAAGGTACCGGAGCATCCCAGCGCCTCGTCGCTGTGCGGCGCCTGCGGCGAAGTCTGCCCGGTGAAGATCCCGATTCCCTCGCTGCTGCGCCGCCTGCGCGAGGAGAACGTGAAGAGCCCCGACGCCCCGCACAAGGTCATGCGCGGCCAGGGCAGCAAGTATTCGCCGGGCGAGCGCCTGGCCTGGAAAGCCTGGCGCACCCTCTATACCAAGCCGCTGCTGTATCGCCTGTTCAGCTACCTGGCCACCCGCCTGGGCGGCCTGACCCCGAGCAAGCTCGGCCCCTGGACCGAGCACCATGTGGCGCCGGTACCGGCCACGCGCTCGCTGCACGAGCTGGCCAAACAGCACCTGGAGGGCAACTGA
- a CDS encoding L-lactate permease: MSSGLLALLAFSPILLAALLLIGLRWPAKRAMPLVYLLTAGIALFAWDMSVNRVLASTLQGLVITAGVLWIIFGAILLLNTLKHSGGITAIRAGFATISPDRRIQAIIIAWLFGCFIEGASGFGTPAAIAAPLLVAIGFPALAAVMLGMLVQSTPVSFGAVGTPIIIGINSGLDSAALAAQLTAQGSSWELFLQLITSNVAIIHALVGTLMPLIMVLMLTRFFGKEKSWKAGFEVLPFAVFAGLAFTLPYMATGVLLGPEFPSLAGGLIGLAIVTSAARAGFLVPKHTWDFAPAEEWPSDWLGSVEMKLDELTAKPMSSLRAWLPYVLVGALLVISRVFPEVGGALKSVLLVFPDILGETGIKADFMPLYLPGGILVAVVLATFFLHGMKLRELGAAIGDSSKVLLGAGFVLLFTVPMVRILINSGINAADLPSMPIAMARYVADSVGGVYPLLAPSVGALGAFIAGSNTVSNMMLSQFQYGVAHSLGISGALIVAVQAIGAAAGNMVAIHNVVAASATVGLLGREGTTLRKTVWPTLYYVLFTGLIALAAIYLLGISDPLVAR; this comes from the coding sequence ATGTCATCCGGTCTGCTCGCCCTACTCGCCTTCTCCCCCATCCTGCTCGCCGCCCTGCTGTTGATCGGCCTGCGCTGGCCGGCCAAGCGCGCCATGCCGCTGGTCTACCTGCTGACCGCCGGTATCGCCTTGTTCGCCTGGGACATGAGCGTCAACCGCGTACTCGCCTCCACCCTGCAGGGCCTGGTGATCACCGCCGGCGTGCTGTGGATCATCTTCGGCGCCATCTTGCTGCTCAACACCCTCAAGCACTCCGGCGGCATCACCGCGATCCGCGCGGGCTTCGCCACCATCAGCCCGGATCGGCGCATCCAGGCGATCATCATCGCCTGGCTGTTCGGCTGCTTCATCGAAGGGGCCTCGGGCTTCGGCACGCCGGCGGCGATCGCCGCGCCCCTGCTGGTGGCCATCGGCTTCCCGGCCCTGGCGGCGGTGATGCTCGGCATGCTGGTGCAAAGCACCCCGGTGTCCTTCGGCGCGGTCGGTACGCCGATCATCATCGGCATCAACAGCGGCCTGGACAGCGCCGCCCTGGCGGCGCAACTCACTGCCCAGGGCTCCAGCTGGGAGCTGTTCCTGCAACTGATCACCAGCAACGTGGCGATCATCCACGCCCTGGTCGGCACCCTGATGCCGCTGATCATGGTGCTGATGCTGACGCGCTTCTTCGGCAAGGAGAAAAGCTGGAAAGCCGGCTTCGAGGTCCTGCCGTTCGCCGTCTTCGCCGGCCTGGCCTTCACCCTGCCCTACATGGCCACCGGCGTGCTGCTCGGCCCGGAGTTCCCCTCCCTGGCCGGCGGGCTGATCGGACTGGCGATCGTCACTAGCGCCGCCCGCGCCGGCTTCCTGGTGCCGAAGCACACCTGGGACTTCGCACCGGCCGAGGAGTGGCCGAGCGACTGGCTGGGCAGCGTGGAGATGAAACTCGACGAACTGACCGCCAAGCCGATGAGCAGCCTGCGCGCCTGGCTGCCTTATGTGCTGGTCGGCGCCCTGCTGGTGATCAGCCGGGTCTTTCCCGAGGTCGGCGGCGCCCTCAAGTCGGTGCTGCTGGTGTTCCCCGACATCCTCGGCGAGACCGGGATCAAGGCCGACTTCATGCCGCTCTACCTGCCCGGCGGCATTCTGGTGGCGGTGGTGCTGGCGACCTTCTTCCTGCACGGCATGAAGCTGCGTGAACTGGGCGCCGCCATCGGCGACTCGAGCAAGGTGCTGCTCGGTGCCGGCTTCGTCCTGCTGTTCACCGTGCCGATGGTGCGCATCCTGATCAACTCGGGGATCAACGCCGCCGACCTGCCGAGCATGCCCATCGCCATGGCCCGCTACGTGGCCGACAGCGTCGGCGGCGTCTACCCGCTGCTGGCCCCGAGCGTCGGCGCCCTGGGCGCCTTCATCGCCGGCTCGAACACCGTCAGCAACATGATGCTCAGCCAGTTCCAGTACGGCGTGGCCCACAGCCTGGGGATCTCCGGGGCGCTGATCGTCGCGGTGCAGGCCATCGGCGCGGCCGCCGGCAACATGGTGGCGATCCACAACGTGGTGGCCGCCTCCGCCACCGTGGGCCTGCTCGGCCGGGAGGGCACCACCCTGCGCAAGACCGTCTGGCCTACCCTGTATTACGTGCTGTTCACCGGGCTGATCGCCCTCGCCGCGATCTACCTGCTGGGCATCAGCGACCCGCTGGTCGCGCGCTGA
- a CDS encoding FCD domain-containing protein, producing MEVDQVRQRRLSDNIVEQLETLILEGSLKAGERLPAERVLAERFGVSRPSLREAIQKMVAKGLLVSRQGGGNYVADSLGSTFSDPLLHLLESNPEAQRDLLEFRHTLEGSCAYYAALRATELDRERLSEAFAALQDCYSRSGKVTRSEEGAADARFHLAIAEASHNAVLLHTIRGLFDLLKRNVVTNIGGMYAQRSETRDMLIAQHRALFEAIMDGRAEEARELSNRHIDYVQEVLSEVRQEVQRMARAQRRSPRAKDE from the coding sequence ATGGAAGTAGATCAGGTGCGCCAGCGTCGGTTGTCCGACAACATCGTCGAACAACTGGAGACCTTGATCCTGGAGGGCTCATTGAAGGCCGGCGAACGGCTGCCGGCCGAGCGGGTGCTGGCCGAGCGCTTCGGGGTGTCGCGGCCCTCGCTGCGCGAGGCGATCCAGAAGATGGTGGCCAAGGGCTTGCTGGTCAGCCGCCAGGGGGGTGGCAACTACGTGGCCGATTCCCTCGGCTCGACCTTCAGCGATCCGTTGCTGCACCTGCTGGAGAGCAATCCGGAGGCGCAGCGCGATCTACTGGAGTTTCGCCACACCCTGGAGGGGTCCTGCGCCTACTACGCCGCCTTGCGCGCCACCGAGCTGGATCGTGAGCGCCTGAGCGAGGCCTTCGCCGCCCTGCAGGACTGCTACAGCCGCAGCGGCAAGGTGACCCGCAGCGAGGAGGGGGCTGCCGATGCGCGCTTCCACCTGGCCATCGCCGAGGCCAGCCACAATGCGGTGCTGCTGCATACCATCCGCGGCCTGTTCGACCTGCTCAAGCGCAACGTGGTGACCAATATCGGCGGCATGTACGCCCAGCGCAGCGAGACCCGCGACATGCTGATCGCGCAGCACCGGGCGTTGTTCGAGGCCATCATGGACGGGCGGGCGGAAGAGGCGAGGGAACTGTCCAACCGGCATATCGACTATGTCCAGGAGGTGCTCTCCGAGGTGCGGCAGGAGGTGCAGCGCATGGCGCGGGCGCAGCGGCGCAGTCCGCGCGCGAAAGACGAATGA